A single genomic interval of Arthrobacter sp. NicSoilB8 harbors:
- the dusB gene encoding tRNA dihydrouridine synthase DusB, whose product MTVVATPPAPKLELPPLKLGPITVDTPVILAPMAGITNSAFRRLCREYGGGLYVAEMVTSRALVERTPESLRIISHDDDEKVRSVQLYGVDPVTVGQAVRMLVEEDRADHIDLNFGCPVPKVTRRGGGSALPWKIDLFTSIVQTAVKEASKGNIPLTIKMRKGIDEDHLTYLDAGRIARDSGVAAVALHGRTAAQFYSGQADWSAIARLREALPDIPVLGNGDIWSAEDAVRMVRETGVDGVVVGRGCQGRPWLFGDLMAAFEGSDQRHRPDLGQVAESVYRHAELMVETFGDEGKALREIRKHMAWYFKGYVVGSELRTKLALVTSLEVLRATLDQLDLESPYPGGDAEGPRGRAGSPKKPALPKDWLLNRTLDDEQTRDISFAELDVSGG is encoded by the coding sequence GTGACTGTTGTAGCAACCCCTCCCGCCCCCAAGCTGGAACTCCCGCCCCTGAAGCTGGGTCCGATCACCGTGGACACCCCCGTGATCCTGGCTCCCATGGCGGGCATCACCAACTCTGCCTTCCGCAGGCTGTGCCGCGAATACGGCGGCGGCTTGTATGTGGCCGAGATGGTCACCTCGCGCGCCCTCGTGGAACGCACGCCGGAGTCGCTGCGCATCATTTCGCACGACGACGACGAGAAAGTCCGGTCCGTCCAGCTCTACGGTGTGGACCCCGTGACCGTCGGCCAGGCCGTGCGGATGCTGGTCGAGGAGGACCGGGCGGACCACATCGACCTCAACTTCGGCTGCCCCGTCCCCAAAGTCACCCGGCGTGGCGGCGGCTCGGCCCTGCCCTGGAAGATCGACCTTTTCACCTCGATCGTCCAGACGGCCGTCAAGGAAGCCTCGAAGGGCAATATTCCGCTGACCATCAAGATGCGCAAGGGCATCGACGAGGACCACCTGACGTACCTCGACGCCGGCCGGATCGCCCGCGATTCCGGTGTCGCCGCCGTCGCCCTCCACGGCCGCACGGCCGCCCAGTTCTATTCCGGCCAGGCCGACTGGTCCGCCATAGCCCGGCTGCGCGAGGCGCTCCCGGACATCCCCGTCCTCGGCAACGGAGACATCTGGTCCGCTGAGGATGCGGTCCGGATGGTCCGTGAAACGGGTGTCGACGGCGTCGTCGTCGGACGCGGCTGCCAGGGCCGGCCGTGGCTGTTCGGCGATCTCATGGCCGCGTTCGAAGGCAGCGACCAGCGGCACCGGCCGGATCTGGGACAGGTGGCTGAAAGCGTGTACCGTCATGCCGAGCTCATGGTCGAGACGTTCGGGGACGAGGGCAAGGCCCTGCGCGAGATCCGCAAGCACATGGCCTGGTACTTCAAGGGCTACGTGGTCGGCAGCGAACTGCGGACCAAGCTGGCCCTTGTCACGAGCCTCGAGGTGCTCCGCGCGACGCTGGACCAGCTGGACCTTGAATCGCCATACCCGGGCGGCGACGCCGAGGGCCCGCGCGGCCGCGCCGGCTCGCCCAAGAAACCCGCCCTGCCCAAGGACTGGCTCCTGAACCGGACACTGGATGACGAGCAGACCCGGGACATCTCCTTCGCCGAACTGGACGTCTCCGGTGGCTGA
- a CDS encoding deoxyguanosinetriphosphate triphosphohydrolase has translation MAETRTTAPVLDGYTSRDSARWVEEPPKSTYRSDFERDRARVLHSSALRRLGAKTQVVAPDTDDFVRTRLTHSLEVAQVGRELGRALGCDPDVVDTACLSHDLGHPPFGHNGEAALNEVAHAIGGFEGNAQTLRLLTRLEPKVLAPDGRPAGLNLTRASLDAAAKYPWSAVNAPVIHGERTSKFGAYEDDLPIFDWIREAAPERRSCLEAQVMDLADDISYSVHDVEDAIVAGHFQLRWMDNPDHRARVVGYAKQWYLPHNDPAAIDAALGRLEATNVWVREADGSRKAMAALKDMTSQLIGRFCQSALEATRAVYGPENLTRYNAELIVPDETVMEIAVMKGLATTFVMTTEHRQPIYERQREVLHALVTALSATEDRHLEPMFAADWLDAADDAARLRVVIDQVASLTDGSALAMYERLVGSLPSLW, from the coding sequence GTGGCTGAGACCCGGACCACCGCCCCCGTCCTGGACGGCTACACCTCCCGCGACTCCGCCCGGTGGGTCGAAGAGCCGCCCAAAAGCACGTACCGTTCGGACTTCGAACGTGACCGCGCGCGGGTCCTGCACTCCTCGGCGCTGCGCCGGCTCGGCGCGAAGACGCAGGTGGTGGCCCCGGACACGGACGACTTCGTCCGGACCCGGCTTACGCACAGCCTGGAAGTGGCCCAGGTGGGCCGCGAACTCGGCCGCGCCCTCGGCTGCGATCCCGACGTCGTGGACACCGCATGCCTCAGCCACGACCTCGGCCACCCGCCCTTCGGCCACAACGGGGAAGCGGCCCTCAACGAGGTGGCCCACGCAATCGGCGGCTTCGAAGGAAACGCCCAGACCCTGCGGCTCCTGACCCGGCTGGAGCCCAAGGTCCTCGCCCCCGACGGCAGGCCGGCCGGCCTGAACCTGACCCGGGCGAGCCTGGATGCAGCCGCCAAATACCCGTGGTCCGCCGTGAACGCGCCCGTCATCCACGGGGAGCGGACCAGCAAGTTCGGCGCCTACGAGGACGACCTCCCCATCTTCGACTGGATCCGTGAGGCCGCCCCGGAACGCCGGTCCTGCCTCGAAGCGCAGGTCATGGACCTGGCGGATGACATCTCCTACTCCGTGCACGACGTCGAGGACGCGATCGTCGCGGGCCATTTCCAGCTGCGCTGGATGGACAACCCGGACCACCGTGCCCGCGTCGTCGGCTACGCCAAACAGTGGTACTTGCCGCACAACGACCCGGCCGCGATCGACGCAGCGCTGGGCCGGCTGGAGGCCACGAACGTCTGGGTGCGCGAGGCCGACGGAAGCCGCAAGGCCATGGCTGCGCTCAAGGACATGACCAGCCAGCTCATCGGCCGGTTCTGCCAGAGCGCGCTCGAGGCCACGCGCGCCGTCTACGGCCCGGAAAACCTGACCCGCTACAACGCGGAGCTGATCGTTCCGGATGAGACCGTCATGGAAATCGCGGTGATGAAGGGCCTGGCCACCACGTTCGTTATGACCACCGAGCACCGCCAGCCCATCTACGAACGCCAGCGGGAGGTTCTGCACGCCCTCGTCACCGCGCTGAGCGCCACGGAGGACCGCCATCTGGAACCGATGTTCGCCGCCGACTGGCTCGACGCGGCCGACGACGCCGCGCGGCTGCGCGTCGTGATCGACCAGGTCGCGTCGCTGACGGACGGCTCGGCGCTGGCCATGTACGAGCGTCTCGTGGGCAGCCTGCCGTCGCTGTGGTGA
- the dnaG gene encoding DNA primase translates to MAGLIKREDIDEVRQRTDIKEVVDGYVTLKGAGLGSYKGLCPFHDERSPSFTVRPQVGRYHCFGCGEDGDVISFVQKLDHISFHEAVEKLAHRIGFELHYEDGGSGPNREDIGRRQRLLDAHKVADEFFRAQLLTPGAAEGRNFLYGRGFDREAAEQFGVGYAPQGWDSLLKHLRGRGYTDAELKLTGMFSEGGRGIYDRFRGRLIWPIRDIAGETIGFGARKLYEDDQGPKYLNTPETALYKKSQVLYGIDLAKRNIAKDRQLVVVEGYTDVMACHLAGIPTAVATCGTAFGTEHIKIARRLLSDDGSGGEVIFTFDGDAAGQKAALRAFEEDQRFVAQTFVAVEPSGADPCELRQSKGDSAVRDLIGTRRPLFEFAIRATLKRHNLDTVEGRIAALRESAPVVAQIRDAGIRPAYARELAGWLGMPVEEVNRAVGVAAKRAAQPASAASGGNTGHGQGTRQGSSQGTGQGYAGSGRGIPGPGPGVAPLPASAVLPSFNRPDPRDPVAAMERQALEVALQEPGILEGETWERFSEARFSTPAYLAIHEAIRATGLAFAGDPVRWVEQLLQEVPEPLRPLVSELAVVPLPASTPEGVLRYCRDILARLFELQITRVKAEKMGQLQRLDASADPEDFQRLNRELMQLEMQRRSLRSDA, encoded by the coding sequence GTGGCTGGCCTGATCAAACGTGAAGACATCGATGAAGTACGCCAGCGCACGGACATCAAGGAAGTCGTCGACGGCTACGTGACGCTCAAGGGAGCCGGGCTGGGGTCCTACAAGGGCCTGTGCCCCTTCCACGACGAGCGCTCACCGTCCTTTACCGTGCGGCCCCAGGTGGGCCGGTACCACTGCTTCGGCTGTGGCGAGGACGGCGACGTCATTTCCTTCGTCCAGAAGCTGGACCACATCTCCTTCCACGAGGCCGTCGAAAAGCTGGCCCACCGGATCGGCTTCGAGCTCCACTACGAGGACGGCGGCTCCGGACCCAACCGGGAAGACATCGGCCGCCGCCAGCGGCTGCTGGACGCGCACAAAGTGGCCGACGAGTTCTTCCGCGCCCAGCTGCTGACTCCCGGCGCCGCGGAGGGCCGCAACTTCCTCTACGGACGCGGCTTCGACCGTGAGGCGGCGGAGCAGTTCGGCGTGGGCTATGCCCCGCAGGGCTGGGACTCGCTGCTCAAGCACCTCCGCGGACGCGGCTACACCGATGCCGAGCTGAAGCTGACCGGCATGTTCTCTGAAGGCGGGCGGGGGATCTACGACCGCTTCCGCGGCCGGCTGATCTGGCCCATCCGGGACATCGCGGGCGAGACCATCGGCTTCGGCGCTCGCAAGCTGTATGAGGATGACCAAGGCCCGAAATACCTGAACACTCCCGAAACCGCGCTGTACAAGAAGTCCCAGGTCCTCTACGGGATTGATCTCGCCAAGCGCAACATCGCCAAGGACCGACAACTTGTGGTGGTGGAAGGCTATACGGACGTCATGGCCTGCCACCTGGCCGGCATACCCACCGCGGTAGCCACGTGCGGCACCGCCTTCGGCACCGAGCACATCAAGATCGCGCGCCGGCTGCTCTCCGACGACGGCAGCGGGGGAGAGGTCATCTTCACCTTCGACGGCGACGCCGCCGGCCAGAAAGCGGCACTGCGCGCCTTCGAGGAAGACCAGCGCTTCGTCGCGCAAACCTTCGTGGCCGTGGAACCCAGCGGCGCGGACCCCTGCGAACTCCGCCAGTCCAAGGGCGATTCCGCGGTCCGGGACTTGATCGGGACCCGCCGCCCGCTGTTCGAGTTCGCCATCCGCGCCACCCTCAAACGCCACAACCTGGACACCGTCGAGGGCCGGATCGCGGCCCTGCGCGAATCCGCGCCCGTGGTGGCACAGATCCGCGACGCCGGCATCCGCCCGGCCTACGCCCGCGAACTGGCCGGCTGGCTGGGCATGCCGGTCGAGGAAGTCAACCGGGCTGTCGGAGTGGCCGCCAAGCGCGCGGCACAGCCTGCATCGGCCGCTTCTGGCGGCAACACGGGCCACGGCCAAGGGACGCGGCAGGGGAGCAGCCAAGGGACCGGGCAGGGCTATGCCGGTTCCGGCCGCGGCATTCCGGGCCCCGGCCCGGGCGTTGCCCCCTTGCCGGCGTCGGCCGTTCTGCCGTCCTTCAACCGGCCTGATCCGCGGGACCCCGTCGCAGCGATGGAGCGCCAGGCGCTCGAGGTCGCCCTGCAGGAACCCGGCATACTCGAGGGCGAGACGTGGGAGCGTTTCTCGGAGGCGCGCTTCTCCACGCCCGCCTACCTCGCCATCCACGAGGCCATCCGGGCCACCGGACTCGCGTTCGCCGGGGATCCGGTGCGCTGGGTGGAGCAGCTCCTGCAGGAGGTCCCTGAGCCGCTGCGTCCGCTCGTGTCGGAACTCGCCGTGGTGCCCCTGCCCGCCAGCACGCCCGAAGGTGTCCTGCGCTACTGTCGGGACATTCTGGCCCGCCTGTTCGAACTCCAGATCACCCGGGTGAAGGCCGAGAAGATGGGCCAGCTCCAGCGTCTGGACGCCTCGGCCGATCCCGAGGATTTCCAGCGGCTGAATCGCGAACTCATGCAGTTGGAGATGCAGCGGAGGTCACTGCGCTCGGACGCCTGA